One stretch of Prunus persica cultivar Lovell chromosome G1, Prunus_persica_NCBIv2, whole genome shotgun sequence DNA includes these proteins:
- the LOC18790815 gene encoding tRNA (adenine(58)-N(1))-methyltransferase non-catalytic subunit trm6 isoform X1, whose amino-acid sequence MSENKAQSDLFESPRSTWEGCSVLLDINDGDRLVFARLSSGATLKIGNKNCSLQPLLGCPFGSFFRVENGTQGPYLSRYTPSTEGNNVLEKGDGQSIDELRDNRALVDNNKAQSLTGEDINEMRRLGATGDEIVEALIANSATFEKKTVFSQEKYRLKKQKKYAPIVLLRRPFTRSICEAYLKKYPTRIGFLRMDTLSLLLSMANVSANSDVLVVDMVGGLLTGSVAERLGGTGYVCNTYIGGSPYPMDIARIFNFGDEICKRIVRSPLTDLFSVQNGLQKPVSQDSDSCNMESQSNDRISSPVSMEEVSLASENVISDLIPESTSSPVIKMSKPAKLGEKAPQEIISSWKEHGFSCLIIAAPELDTWSLVKEIFPLMSSSAPFAIYHQYLQPLATCMHNLQLGKMAIGMQISEPWLREYQVLPSRTHPCMQMNAFGGYILSGTKISPN is encoded by the exons ATGTCGGAAAATAAGGCCCAAAGCGATTTATTTGAAAGCCCTAGATCGACCTGGGAAGGTTGCAGTGTCTTGCTTGACATCAACGACGGCGACCGTTTGGTTTTCGCTCGTCTCTCCTCAGGAGC GACATTGAAGATTGGGAATAAGAATTGTTCTCTGCAACCCTTGCTTGGCTGCCCCTTTGGTTCTTTCTTTCGCGTTGAAAACGGAACGCAAGGGCCGTATTTGTCTCGCTATACTCCGTCCACAgaag GTAACAATGTTCTAGAAAAAGGTGATGGCCAGTCAATAGATGAGTTGAGAGATAATCGAGCATTAGTTGATAACAATAAAGCGCAAAGCCTAACTGGTGAAGACATAAACGAGATGCGACG ACTGGGTGCAACTGGtgatgaaattgttgaagCTCTTATTGCAAACAGTGCGACATTTGAGAAAAAGACTGTGTTCTCACAG GAGAAATATAGGCTtaagaagcaaaagaaatatgcTCCCATTGTACTTCTGAGGCGCCCTTTCACTAGAAG TATATGTGAGGCGTACTTAAAGAAGTATCCGACTAGAATTGG ATTCTTGCGAATGGATACATTATCTCTTCTGCTTTCCATGGCTAATGTCTCTGCAAATTCTGATGTCCTCGTAGTCGATATGGTTGGAGGACTTCTTACTGGTTCTGTGGCAGAGCGTTTAGGAG GGACGGGCTATGTCTGCAACACATACATTGGTGGCTCGCCTTATCCTATGGATATAGCAAGGATATTCAACTTCGGAGATGAAATTTGCAAGAG GATTGTGAGGTCTCCTCTGACTGATCTCTTCTCTGTGCAAAATGGTCTGCAAAAACCAGTAAGTCAAGATTCGGACTCTTGTAACATGGAAAGTCAGTCAAAT GACCGAATTTCTTCACCAGTCAGCATGGAAGAAGTCTCTCTTGCATCTGAAAATGTGATATCGGATCTTATTCCTGAGTCTACCAGTTCTCCAGTAATCAAAATGTCCAAACCTGCAAAACTGGGAGAAAAAGCACCACAGGAAATCATCAGCTCGTGGAAAGAGCATGGTTTCTCTTG TTTAATAATAGCAGCACCAGAGCTGGATACTTGGAGCTTAGTTAAGGAGATCTTTCCACTTATGTCAAGTTCAGCTCCTTTTGCTATTTATCATCAGTATCTTCAG CCTCTTGCAACATGCATGCACAATTTACAACTGGGAAAAATGGCAATTGGCATGCAAATTTCAGAACCTTGGCTACGCGAATATCAG GTACTTCCCTCAAGAACCCATCCATGCATGCAGATGAATGCATTCGGTGGTTACATTCTCAGCGGGACCAAGATAAGTCCCAACTGA
- the LOC18790815 gene encoding tRNA (adenine(58)-N(1))-methyltransferase non-catalytic subunit trm6 isoform X2 translates to MSENKAQSDLFESPRSTWEGCSVLLDINDGDRLVFARLSSGATLKIGNKNCSLQPLLGCPFGSFFRVENGTQGPYLSRYTPSTEGNNVLEKGDGQSIDELRDNRALVDNNKAQSLTGEDINEMRRLGATGDEIVEALIANSATFEKKTVFSQEKYRLKKQKKYAPIVLLRRPFTRSICEAYLKKYPTRIGFLRMDTLSLLLSMANVSANSDVLVVDMVGGLLTGSVAERLGGTGYVCNTYIGGSPYPMDIARIFNFGDEICKRIVRSPLTDLFSVQNGLQKPDRISSPVSMEEVSLASENVISDLIPESTSSPVIKMSKPAKLGEKAPQEIISSWKEHGFSCLIIAAPELDTWSLVKEIFPLMSSSAPFAIYHQYLQPLATCMHNLQLGKMAIGMQISEPWLREYQVLPSRTHPCMQMNAFGGYILSGTKISPN, encoded by the exons ATGTCGGAAAATAAGGCCCAAAGCGATTTATTTGAAAGCCCTAGATCGACCTGGGAAGGTTGCAGTGTCTTGCTTGACATCAACGACGGCGACCGTTTGGTTTTCGCTCGTCTCTCCTCAGGAGC GACATTGAAGATTGGGAATAAGAATTGTTCTCTGCAACCCTTGCTTGGCTGCCCCTTTGGTTCTTTCTTTCGCGTTGAAAACGGAACGCAAGGGCCGTATTTGTCTCGCTATACTCCGTCCACAgaag GTAACAATGTTCTAGAAAAAGGTGATGGCCAGTCAATAGATGAGTTGAGAGATAATCGAGCATTAGTTGATAACAATAAAGCGCAAAGCCTAACTGGTGAAGACATAAACGAGATGCGACG ACTGGGTGCAACTGGtgatgaaattgttgaagCTCTTATTGCAAACAGTGCGACATTTGAGAAAAAGACTGTGTTCTCACAG GAGAAATATAGGCTtaagaagcaaaagaaatatgcTCCCATTGTACTTCTGAGGCGCCCTTTCACTAGAAG TATATGTGAGGCGTACTTAAAGAAGTATCCGACTAGAATTGG ATTCTTGCGAATGGATACATTATCTCTTCTGCTTTCCATGGCTAATGTCTCTGCAAATTCTGATGTCCTCGTAGTCGATATGGTTGGAGGACTTCTTACTGGTTCTGTGGCAGAGCGTTTAGGAG GGACGGGCTATGTCTGCAACACATACATTGGTGGCTCGCCTTATCCTATGGATATAGCAAGGATATTCAACTTCGGAGATGAAATTTGCAAGAG GATTGTGAGGTCTCCTCTGACTGATCTCTTCTCTGTGCAAAATGGTCTGCAAAAACCA GACCGAATTTCTTCACCAGTCAGCATGGAAGAAGTCTCTCTTGCATCTGAAAATGTGATATCGGATCTTATTCCTGAGTCTACCAGTTCTCCAGTAATCAAAATGTCCAAACCTGCAAAACTGGGAGAAAAAGCACCACAGGAAATCATCAGCTCGTGGAAAGAGCATGGTTTCTCTTG TTTAATAATAGCAGCACCAGAGCTGGATACTTGGAGCTTAGTTAAGGAGATCTTTCCACTTATGTCAAGTTCAGCTCCTTTTGCTATTTATCATCAGTATCTTCAG CCTCTTGCAACATGCATGCACAATTTACAACTGGGAAAAATGGCAATTGGCATGCAAATTTCAGAACCTTGGCTACGCGAATATCAG GTACTTCCCTCAAGAACCCATCCATGCATGCAGATGAATGCATTCGGTGGTTACATTCTCAGCGGGACCAAGATAAGTCCCAACTGA
- the LOC18788614 gene encoding transcription factor E2FC isoform X1, whose translation MEMEDPNRLLRPSQFEFQLLHSHSQTQNHQNHPSYLLPSLPSSQRLLPHSFPAFAPSIDSGHHCLSDSAFASHADAHYAFAKLALRPKKEIDDVAQIGGHEAAAGPSKALQDPSLSVPQSCTGRKHNPKSKVPKHTKAGTQRSTADSHNGLNPAIGCRYDSSLGLLTKKFVSLIQEAKDRTLDLNKTAEVLEVQKRRIYDITNVLEGINLIEKTSKNHIRWKCYDGSTPGELDDQVSRIQDEVESLYAEECRLDDAIREKLELLRALEEDEKNKKFLFLTEEDILSPCCFQNQTLIAIKAPQASCIEVIDPDDEEDTCFPQKQFRMIVRSTIGPIHLYLLSKYQGQRENIAVKQAKSMGSSSWNSSDYSRVEGGGLSSYHQGNKKDSSEILSLPGSEASSGIQKIIPSHVNVNDDYWFRSEHEVSLTDLWGNGAFV comes from the exons ATGGAGATGGAGGATCCGAATCGCCTTCTTCGACCGTCTCAATTCGAGTTCCAGCTGCTGCACTCTCATTCACAGACTCAGAATCATCAGAACCATCCGAGCTATCTGCTTCCGTCTTTGCCTTCCTCTCAACGTCTTCTTCCCCACTCATTTCCTGCTTTCGCTCCTTCCATCGACTCCGGCCACCACTGCCTCTCCGATAGCGCTTTTGCTTCTCACGCGGACGCCCATTATGCTTTTGCTAAGCTGGCG TTGAGACCAAAGAAGGAAATAGATGATGTGGCTCAGATTGGTGGGCATGAAGCTGCTGCTGGACCGAGCAAGGCACTTCAGGATCCGTCGTTATCTGTACCACAGTCCTGCACGGGTAGAAAACATAACCCTAAGTCAAAGGTTCCTAAGCATACGAAAGCTGGGACTCAAAGATCAACTGCGGATTCTCATAATGGTCTGAATCCAGCTATTGGTTGCCGCTATGACAGCTCTTTAG GCTTGTTAACCAAGAAGTTTGTTAGTTTAATTCAGGAGGCCAAGGATAGAACCCTTGATTTGAACAAAACGGCAGAGGTGTTGGAG GTTCAAAAGCGGAGGATATATGATATTACGAATGTTCTTGAAGGAATAAATTTGATAGAGAAAACTTCAAAGAATCATATACGCTGGAA GTGTTATGATGGGTCGACACCAGGGGAGCTAGATGATCAAGTTTCTAGAATACAG gATGAAGTTGAAAGTTTATATGCTGAAGAATGCAGGCTTGATGATGCTATAAG GGAAAAGCTAGAGCTTCTGAGGGCCTTGGAGGAAgatgaaaagaataaaaa GTTCCTATTTTTGACGGAGGAAGATATTTTGAGCCCTTGTTGCTTCCAG AATCAAACACTTATTGCAATAAAAGCTCCCCAAGCTAGTTGTATTGAAGTTATTGATCCTGATGATGAG GAGGATACTTGTTTTCCCCAAAAGCAGTTTAGAATGATCGTCAGAAGCACTATAGGACCTATACATTTGTACCTCTTGAG CAAATACCAAGGGCAACGTGAGAATATTGCTGTTAAGCAGGCTAAATCAATGGGTTCATCTTCTTGGAATAGTAGTGATTATTCCAGAGTGGAAGGCGGAGGGCTTTCTTCATACCATCAGGGTAATAAAAAGGACAGTTCTGAAATTCTAAGCTTACCAGGCTCAGAGGCATCTTCTGGGATTCAGAAGATTATTCCTTCACACGTCAAT GTCAATGACGATTATTGGTTTAGATCAGAGCATGAAGTCAGCCTGACAGATCTATGGG GGAATGGAGCATTTGTGTAA
- the LOC18788614 gene encoding transcription factor E2FC isoform X2: MEMEDPNRLLRPSQFEFQLLHSHSQTQNHQNHPSYLLPSLPSSQRLLPHSFPAFAPSIDSGHHCLSDSAFASHADAHYAFAKLALRPKKEIDDVAQIGGHEAAAGPSKALQDPSLSVPQSCTGRKHNPKSKVPKHTKAGTQRSTADSHNGLNPAIGCRYDSSLGLLTKKFVSLIQEAKDRTLDLNKTAEVLEVQKRRIYDITNVLEGINLIEKTSKNHIRWKCYDGSTPGELDDQVSRIQDEVESLYAEECRLDDAIREKLELLRALEEDEKNKKFLFLTEEDILSPCCFQNQTLIAIKAPQASCIEVIDPDDEEDTCFPQKQFRMIVRSTIGPIHLYLLSKYQGQRENIAVKQAKSMGSSSWNSSDYSRVEGGGLSSYHQGNKKDSSEILSLPGSEASSGIQKIIPSHVNVNDDYWFRSEHEVSLTDLWAN, encoded by the exons ATGGAGATGGAGGATCCGAATCGCCTTCTTCGACCGTCTCAATTCGAGTTCCAGCTGCTGCACTCTCATTCACAGACTCAGAATCATCAGAACCATCCGAGCTATCTGCTTCCGTCTTTGCCTTCCTCTCAACGTCTTCTTCCCCACTCATTTCCTGCTTTCGCTCCTTCCATCGACTCCGGCCACCACTGCCTCTCCGATAGCGCTTTTGCTTCTCACGCGGACGCCCATTATGCTTTTGCTAAGCTGGCG TTGAGACCAAAGAAGGAAATAGATGATGTGGCTCAGATTGGTGGGCATGAAGCTGCTGCTGGACCGAGCAAGGCACTTCAGGATCCGTCGTTATCTGTACCACAGTCCTGCACGGGTAGAAAACATAACCCTAAGTCAAAGGTTCCTAAGCATACGAAAGCTGGGACTCAAAGATCAACTGCGGATTCTCATAATGGTCTGAATCCAGCTATTGGTTGCCGCTATGACAGCTCTTTAG GCTTGTTAACCAAGAAGTTTGTTAGTTTAATTCAGGAGGCCAAGGATAGAACCCTTGATTTGAACAAAACGGCAGAGGTGTTGGAG GTTCAAAAGCGGAGGATATATGATATTACGAATGTTCTTGAAGGAATAAATTTGATAGAGAAAACTTCAAAGAATCATATACGCTGGAA GTGTTATGATGGGTCGACACCAGGGGAGCTAGATGATCAAGTTTCTAGAATACAG gATGAAGTTGAAAGTTTATATGCTGAAGAATGCAGGCTTGATGATGCTATAAG GGAAAAGCTAGAGCTTCTGAGGGCCTTGGAGGAAgatgaaaagaataaaaa GTTCCTATTTTTGACGGAGGAAGATATTTTGAGCCCTTGTTGCTTCCAG AATCAAACACTTATTGCAATAAAAGCTCCCCAAGCTAGTTGTATTGAAGTTATTGATCCTGATGATGAG GAGGATACTTGTTTTCCCCAAAAGCAGTTTAGAATGATCGTCAGAAGCACTATAGGACCTATACATTTGTACCTCTTGAG CAAATACCAAGGGCAACGTGAGAATATTGCTGTTAAGCAGGCTAAATCAATGGGTTCATCTTCTTGGAATAGTAGTGATTATTCCAGAGTGGAAGGCGGAGGGCTTTCTTCATACCATCAGGGTAATAAAAAGGACAGTTCTGAAATTCTAAGCTTACCAGGCTCAGAGGCATCTTCTGGGATTCAGAAGATTATTCCTTCACACGTCAAT GTCAATGACGATTATTGGTTTAGATCAGAGCATGAAGTCAGCCTGACAGATCTATGGG CGAATTAG